Part of the Venturia canescens isolate UGA chromosome 2, ASM1945775v1, whole genome shotgun sequence genome is shown below.
ATTGTACTGTCCAAAATCACGCTCATTTCATTCGCaagtgatttattttcatattaaaacaatTACTAGCACGAGTggatttcgatcatttcgtgaCAGTTGTTTCACTTCAATTGTGGCGTTGTTCGTTAGTTTTGTACAAAATTCGAAGCTTTTGTCCTTTCGACAAATCCAAAGATAATAGAAACAAATTCAATtactacaaaaaaaaagaaaataacgaaaaataaatcattttgagaaaattcattcttttttttataataaaatattccttcaatcatttttccacaATTGTTTCTCTCCATTTGTATTagtattttgtaaaaatgaatgtttttttttatttttcagtaatGCATAAAATCATTGTACCGTTAAACGttagtttcgaaaaaaaatcaaatccaAAGATAATCGAAACAATGGTTTGTCGCattagtggaaaaaaaatgacacaaagtaaaaaattttgtcaaaattcattctttataataagatattttaaaaataatgttcaaagtattttgtaaaaatgaatttaaacatttttttttaccaatccAACAAATCATTGCTCCCATTGTGCTTGGGctttattttcgttaaaaacTGACGATCCGAGTGTGGTCGATTGACGATGAAACTTTTACTCCATTCGATGGtgttgatcgattttttttccgaatgatATTTAGAACAAATTCTCACGTCTTCGAAAACGATCGATCGTTTTCTATAAATTATTACTGTGctccattttcaattttttgaaatgaaTACAAAGTTGTTTAATTTTCGAGGTTCACCGCATCCGTTACACGAGgcattttcaacgatttaaCACCGGAGCTGAGTAAAAATCGGCACGTGAGTTTTGCGATTGGTGGTGGGCTGGAAATGATCGCTTACGTGCTCACCTACTTCGCACTCTCGAGATACGGACGGAGAATTCCGATGAGTCTCTGTCAATTCGTGAATTGTGTTGTTTGCATAACGGTCGGCGTTATTGCCGTTTTTACGCATTCTAACATTGTTTGGATCGGTGAGCGACCAATTTTCTTTACGATGCTaacaatttaaataaattataaaaaaaaaaactttagtgatTTCGGTGTTTAATCTTTTTGCacagaaaaacttgaatttttctcaacaGTTTGGTCAGTTCGATTTTTACTCAAATTCAAAAGtcaataatgaataaaaaattattggaaatattgaaatcgGTATTggattttggaattttagcCAATTGTGATGTCCAATTATTtttggtaaatttttttctgctcttGGCTGCTTGGCACGTTTCGTGCTGAATTTTATCTCATCTCGCCCACAGGACCGTCAAGGATCGTGTTTTTGCTTATCGGTAAAATATCCGTCGTATCCTTAATCGCCACAGCTTATCTCTTCACCGTCGAAATATTTCCGACCGTAAGACGAGGCGCGTGCTTAGGGCACTGCGCCATCACTGGGATGCTCGGTAGCCTGAGTTCTCCACATATTTTGTCAATCGTAAGTCAAACGTGCTTTACGCAGTTTACAACGAATTCTCAAAATCAGCTCGTCGATGAGGCACTTTAATGATTAGAAATGGAAACCAATTTCGGCTTCAAATTTTTAGTTTCTTCTAGTCAAAACCAACATTTTTTGCTTTCCAATTTCATCAAACGCAAGATTTCATTTTCGATGTCTCGAGGAaacagaaaatatttgaaaaattgtttttttctctttttgcaGAGGAACCACACAACGATCGCAGCTCCCATGTCGATCACAGGATCTTTGTGTTTGGTTTCCGGTTTGATAAGCCTCTTGCTACCGGAAACGATGAACGAAGCTTTGCCGGACAGGGTCATTCAGATTGGGCGAACGTTAACGAAAAACAAGATCGGAGTGGCGAATTGTGAGGGCGAAAAGGCCGAAGAGGAGGCTTCCAAAAGTGAAATATTACGAGAGAAGCTTTATTCCGAGGATTGGGTGGATGCGGGCAACGGAATAATAGTTACTTTTTCCGAGAACAAAAATTAGCTCGCTTGTAGTTTGAATgaagttataatctcgaattaGAGGCTGCAAGACACACCAAAGGAATTTGCCGAGTTCAATCGCTCGAGTTGATCGGCTCGAAAACATGGGAGAACCTCGAAACaatctaaaaacaaaaaagaacttCGTATGCGATGATTTATTCATTGAACAAAAAAGAATCTTAACAAGTATTAATTAAAATGTATTTACGCTTTAAGTAACGTTTAAGTCTCGGCGTGATAAGTATTAAAAATGACCGATTGTGTTGAAATTCACACAATAAATATACGATGGGAATGTCTTTACactttcttccctttttttcttctctccgttTGATTGCGAGTCACCATTGACTTGGTTGTTCGAGATACGGTTGGATCGAGAAGTTCCTTGCGCAGCGATTGAGACAtaaaaaatgacatagcgagcGCATTTGTATTCAGCTCCGAATAAGAATACGTAATCACGTTTTCACGGAACTTTCGGTGGCGCTATtccattgttttgttgaatatTATGCTGCGTCTGTTCAGCTGCTGCTTGCAAACGTGTCCTACGTCGTGTGTAATGTTGCCAGAGCAAAATTTGCTGATCGTCTATGAATTTTGTACACTGAGAATTGACAACTTCGCGCCTGAAATGCTCGTACTGCAGCAAGTCCAGGAAATACAAACACATTGGATACTTGAGGTATTTCGCGTACTCCGGCTCTTTCCAATACAGCAAATACTTCAAATAATTGATGAACGTCAAATCTTTGAAGTGTCCTCGTTGAGCCAAAACtgtaaaaaagatttttgttcttttttattcactattTAACATTGGTATTGAATTGCAAaagtaaatgaataaatttatgaGTTCAAGCCTACttcaaatttccattttttatttcagcctatttcccattttttcatcaagtttTTTCTACGTCAGCAGGCAGAAAATCAAAcatttgttcaataattttcatggttttgccttcattttttttcctaactAGCAGCAATTCACAGAGAttcaaatgatataaaattccattataaataaataaaataaataaaatggaaaataatattgCAACAATCAACAGATTTCGTTCTTTCCTGCACTTCAACGCAAACTTTTATTGtcactttgaaattttgagtatACATAAGCACAATTCTGCTTGCAGGTTATtagaaataactttttctgaTTTGTAGAGTTatataaacaaaagaaaacattGTACTTACAGTTCAAATAATTAGGATTTGCCAGGCATTGGACAAATTCTAATTCTACTTGGAAGCGTAGACGCTGTTGATCATCGGTTTCTGGTCCGCCTGTCAAAATATTcgagttttatttttgtttttcttaacATTGTTTGAGACagatgaaaatatgaagagtgATCAACTTACCGTTCATTCCAATGAATGAAGCTTTTCTGCCTTTAATCAGATTTGGTGGATCATCAAGTCGATTCATATTATAACTGGCACACAAATGCAGTTATGTAGCATTCGTGCAAATGACTGGAATTGCGTTCGTTTAATCCCTGACGTTATGTTGAGCGGGATGTTAACATAACCAAAAGTTTTCCAAGCAAGTTTTGGAGGGACCGATTGTAACTACAAAAACAACAGCTTATTTACTTTCTTGGTTATGTTCATTATTGGCTTGGCGCAAGGGCTTGGCGCTTGGCAATGAAAAACCGTCACTTCCGGTTATGCCTTCGGGAATATCCCGTTTCCGGAGAGTCTGTCTCTTTAAACttattgtttcaattttcaacatgGCGGTTCGACCGGCTTTTTAACCCAATGTAAACAATTGTTTATTTGTGATTAGAATAGTCAATTTCAAGAAATGGAGCAACCGGAAGTGGTTGAACACTTTTTCGGAGTTTATTTGTTATATTGTAAAAATCCAATGTACAAAGGTAGAACTTATATTGGATATACAGTTAATCCGATACGTAGGATAAAACAACATAATGCAGGAAAACAATTCGGAGGTGCTTGGAGAACCAGTAATAGAGGACCCTGGCAAGTTTAATTTTTCTACTTGGATAGAGTTCCAATGAATTATAATAACCTTGAATGTTTGTTCGTAGGATTATGGTCCTCATTGTTCATGGATTTCCCAACTCTACATCAGCTCTGAGGGTAggtaaataataataagatgAGTGGAGGATTGTTTTTGTTaaatctaaaaatatttttgtcgtGTTTttaaataagaattttttatctccaaTAAAGAgaatcttgaaaattttttattattctagcCGATACATGAAAATCGAGAAGAATTCGTAAACAGAAACTCCTACGAGGCATGTCACATCAATATAAAATTAACTATTTTTtagaatgaataatttttttttgacaatttttaatgaCGTTTCGATGGATGTTTTGGGCAATGGGTTTGTTTTTGACCATTTCTGAAGTACATCATACTAAAGTCACTGGGGATTTCATACTCTTATGTCTTGCAACACAGTGAGTGTGACTTGCGACTTCTAtctttattttgaatattctaAAACTCGTGTTTTCTAGCAGACTCGCtgtacaaaaaattcatttttatgatttcaGTTCGAATGGGCATGGCAGCATCCACATTTGAGTAGACGTCTTCGGCACGTACCTAAAAAGAAAAGCTCTAAGCAAACTGTATTCCAATACCGACTTTCTATTCTATCAGAGATGCTGAACGTCGGTCCTTGGCATCGTTTGCCATTGACCATAAGATGGCTGGATTATGAATTTTTCCTCAGTAATTCTAGAGACGTTACACCTCCGATTCACATGCCAATCAGCTATGGTAAAGTTATTTCTAAAAGTCTCAAAAGCAAAGGCTcaaaaaagataaataaagATTCTTGTGAGGTCACCGATCAGGACATTATGTTCTGTTCGCTCTGCCACACTTGTGTCTTTCCACAGGAAAAAATCACTTGTATACAAGCCAACTGTCACCTCATGGCACATCTTTTTTGTCTTGCAAAAGTTTTTGCAGAAAGTAGTATTCTGCCCGTTGAAGGCAATTGTCCAGCTTGTGGAACTAACGTCCTCTGGGGTGAtttaatcagaaaaaaaatcggctgctatattcatttgaaaaacaacgatAAGAGCGAAGATAGTTTCGATGATtcagattaattttttttattcatgtgTCGATAATGGCACACTCGATTTTCTGCAATTCATCATGGTTATATATTGTGATAGGAAATaaagtttatttttgtatgatttgtttttgtattGCGGTTATTTGATgtacaaatatttataaccATTTTTTGAGGTCGCAGATTTCTCAAGCCCATTGGAATATGAATTTCCGTTTTGATTCAATATCGTAGAGTCGCGGTTGAAATTTACTTCTCCATGCAACATTCTCGTATTCCTTGTGGAACTTCCAAACAAGCCAATCATAAATCGCGCGTATATTTCGGTCGAATAGTTACAGGGGTTACAGGAATTCGAGACTTCTGATTGGCTGAAAAACTTCGTAAGCATGGTGGTTTGTGACTCAAATGTAGGTCTAAATTGTCGTTTTTATGCAACGTAATATGTTCACTAGAACAGAGTTTTAACGAATTTAATTAATATAACtttcaaaataaagaatttaaacAACCCATCATACAAGTGTAATCCCcacaaatcaataaaattcgtCATGCGTTATGAGTCGTTAGTAGAGGCACTGACTTCCGCTTGAAAGGCCGAACTTCCTGTTTCGGTCTTTACGACATAACCCACGAAAGCGAGGTGAGGCATTTGCAAGATGCTCTCGTTAAATATCGGATTAAATCTCAACCGCAAATTACAGAATTAATTGTGACCATTATTGAAGTTAATTACCGGAATTGTTGTTAAAATTGTCGAAACGAATTCACCACGATTTCTTGAAAATGTCGATGACTCTGAACGCACGTGTGACAAGCTACTCTCAAACCACTCTAACAACACGGagtcatcgattttttattaataattatccAAGTGATCTcatttcaatcgtttttcttcatttcagaAAAACGCAGACAAGATGCAGTTGCAAATTCGCGGGCAAGAGACCCACGTTATCGAGTGCGAGGGTCATGAGACCATCGGACAAATCAAGGTAAcgtgaatataatttttttctcgtggcTTCTCCATCTTCCATGCATTATAATGATAAACCGACAATTGTCATTACACGCAGTGTCGGAACGAGCAATAATGCAAAATCAAACTTGAGATCTCAGGGTGACGTTAGATAGAAATTTCTTTATCGTCTTATCATAGATCTCAAACACTCATTTAATTCTTATCAATTTTAGTGATGATTCAATATCACaaattaaaatattgaaaactacTAACACAGACAAAAtccgaaaaatgatgaaaattaattattttttggactTGTCAAAAGCAGTTTGCCTAAGAacctaaaaaatatttttgtcataCCGCATTATTAAATATTCTTAGAATTGAGTACATTCCGATATAGCGTTTGTCTTTTAGATTTCCATCCATGGTGTACCGGgttcgaaaattaaaaaattttcaccttTAAATATCAAAACTATATTTTATCACGCACAAACTATCAAGATGAAACAGAAGCTCGATTAATTAACCGTTTTCGTACACCTGGGATCCAGTAACTCCCAGACTTTCCGTATTCTTACGGCAATTGGGCTGTAGAACTCAAACCTCAATAATTTGATATTTGCTCCAATGAAACTTTggtcaaataatttgaaaattttatttgattaatGATTGTGtgagatgaaaattttaataaaaaaaaaacagtaagaCAAATAGCGAATCAAAAACATGATTGAATCATTACTAGAATTTGTGATGGTAACAACTTTGACATTTTTCActtgatttttcatgtttccATTTATTTATGAATGCGCAGGCAAGGTTCGGTTTAGACAATGAAGCTGATTTCACTCTCCACTGTGCGGGTGTACCGCTGAGCGACGAATTGTGCGTTTCGGAACTTACCAGTGATGTTCTTGAAATGACTGTACCTCTGTTGGGAGGTAAAGTTCACGGATCTTTGGCTCGTGCTGGCAAAGTCAAGGGACAGACGCCCAAGGTAAATATTATGAATAATACCAACTCTGTTAATCCACATTTTCTCATAATCAGAAGGCTCTTAAAACTCTTTCATTGCATtgtaaaagaaatatttcggTCATGAGAACAAATTTTGCACGGTATGATCTAAACCGCTGTTTGACATTTCACAAATGATGGTAATGTAACTGTGCTAGAATAAACAGCAGGTTAAAGTGAAGTCTCGATTCCTTCACGGACTTGACTTTTCATCAATCTGCAACATTTATTTATGATCACTCATTACCGATTATTGGGGCAAGGCTAAACGCTAAAGCGAAAAAACATATAACATGAAGTAACAAAGCTTTGGGACCCCATAACGCGATTTACATGACGGAAACTGAACACTTTTTGACCCTTAAACCTAATTCGAGtccgtttcttgaattttgcagGTTGAGAAACAAGAGAAAAGCAAAAAGAAGACTGGGCGCGCCAAGAGGCGTATTCAGTACAACCGCCGATTCGTAACCGTCGTCCAGACGTACGGACGTCGTCGCGGACCCAACGCCAACCCTA
Proteins encoded:
- the MED31 gene encoding mediator of RNA polymerase II transcription subunit 31 gives rise to the protein MNRLDDPPNLIKGRKASFIGMNGGPETDDQQRLRFQVELEFVQCLANPNYLNFLAQRGHFKDLTFINYLKYLLYWKEPEYAKYLKYPMCLYFLDLLQYEHFRREVVNSQCTKFIDDQQILLWQHYTRRRTRLQAAAEQTQHNIQQNNGIAPPKVP
- the RpS30 gene encoding uncharacterized protein RpS30, with the protein product MQLQIRGQETHVIECEGHETIGQIKARFGLDNEADFTLHCAGVPLSDELCVSELTSDVLEMTVPLLGGKVHGSLARAGKVKGQTPKVEKQEKSKKKTGRAKRRIQYNRRFVTVVQTYGRRRGPNANPNT
- the slx1 gene encoding structure-specific endonuclease subunit slx1 codes for the protein MEQPEVVEHFFGVYLLYCKNPMYKGRTYIGYTVNPIRRIKQHNAGKQFGGAWRTSNRGPWIMVLIVHGFPNSTSALRFEWAWQHPHLSRRLRHVPKKKSSKQTVFQYRLSILSEMLNVGPWHRLPLTIRWLDYEFFLSNSRDVTPPIHMPISYGKVISKSLKSKGSKKINKDSCEVTDQDIMFCSLCHTCVFPQEKITCIQANCHLMAHLFCLAKVFAESSILPVEGNCPACGTNVLWGDLIRKKIGCYIHLKNNDKSEDSFDDSD